One Carassius gibelio isolate Cgi1373 ecotype wild population from Czech Republic chromosome A7, carGib1.2-hapl.c, whole genome shotgun sequence DNA window includes the following coding sequences:
- the LOC128016938 gene encoding leucine-rich repeat-containing G-protein coupled receptor 4-like → MALLAARMLMLGLWCCAAAAAGEGPSTPATCSPLCRCDEDGGADCSGRGLTSVPTGLSTFTYYLDISMNNITELPANVFRNLPYLEELRLAGNDLAFIHPEALSGLHQLKVLMLQNNQLKTVPSTALKNLHALQSLRLDANHITSVPEDSFEGLQQLRHLWLDDNSLTEVPIGPLRHQTNLQALTLALNRITHIPDDAFANLSSLVVLHLHNNRIQEIGKNCFHGLDNLETLDLNFNNLKTFPEAIQTLPKLKELGFHSNNIASIPEGAFQRNSLLRTIHLFDNPLSFVGTTAFQNLSDLHSLMLRGASMMQDFPSLTGTINLESLTLTGTKIRSIPADLCEDLTVLRTLDLSYNEIEVLASFQGCVRLQDISLQHNQIQQIDRGTFQGMTSLRVLDLSRNQIKFIHRDAFLSLSALTNLDLSLNSLASVPTTGLSALNQLKLTGNMELRNGLMSKSLPKLRSITVPYAYQCCAFVACDSAVNPAQDDERKSAFGGEEEMETIPLVMHCSPSPGAFKPCEHLLGSWMIRLTVWFICLVALLFNCLVLAATFSPRTSPHSPARLLVALLASANLLTGVYVAALTLLDAVTWGSFAEYGVWWETGAGCQVVGFLAVFSSEWAVLLLALAAVERCLAVRALMGKAGALRSSGQRRERRRRFGITALLLGLVSVAAACLSLYHGSAMGSPLCLPFSGGPGPGLGFTVALVLMNTLAYLLSVVVYTRLYCRLGRAQLADPEQAGSVRHIAWLIFTNCIFFCPVAAFSFAPLLAGTSNAVGGPEMAKSVTLIFFPLSACLNPVLYVCFSPSFRYDWLRLRGQGRAGGCGGLVGKAVTKGTVAGGSAVSDNVEGLSSDCGMYTKLHGDNQGMCEHCDAALHISTSSSSASSSSSACRHLVKSHSCPALMANAPECLSSEGYWPDNGTLSAQSEYGDEGDSFVSDSSEQVQACGRACFCQSRGLPLVHYSYNIPHMTD, encoded by the exons aCGTTTGGCTGGTAATGACCTTGCATTCATCCACCCAGAGGCTCTGTCTGGCCTCCATCAGCTGAAAGTCCT GATGCTTCAGAACAATCAGTTGAAGACTGTCCCAAGCACAGCCCTCAAGAATCTCCATGCCCTGCAGTCTTT GCGGTTGGATGCTAACCACATCACGTCCGTGCCTGAGGACAGTTTCGAGGGTCTGCAGCAGCTCAGGCACCTCTGGTTGGATGACAACAGCCTGACCGAGGTTCCCATTGGGCCCCTACGGCACCAGACTAACCTGCAGGCTCTGACGTTGGCCCTCAACAGGATCACACACATCCCCGACGATGCCTTTGCCAACCTCTCCAGCCTGGTTGTATT GCACCTTCACAACAATCGGATCCAGGAGATTGGAAAAAACTGCTTTCATGGGCTGGACAACTTAGAGACATT GGATCTAAACTTCAATAATCTGAAGACCTTCCCAGAGGCCATTCAGACGCTGCCCAAGCTGAAAGAACT TGGATTTCATAGCAACAACATTGCATCCATCCCTGAGGGAGCTTTCCAAAGAAATTCCCTGCTACGCACAAT CCATCTTTTTGACAACCCGCTCTCCTTCGTGGGAACCACTGCTTTCCAGAACCTGTCAGACTTGCACTCTTT GATGCTGCGTGGTGCCAGTATGATGCAAGATTTCCCCAGCCTGACTGGAACAATAAATCTAGAAAGCCT GACTTTAACAGGAACTAAAATCAGAAGCATCCCagcagacctgtgtgaggatctGACGGTGCTACGCACACT AGATCTTTCCTATAATGAGATTGAAGTCCTGGCGTCCTTTCAGGGCTGTGTTAGACTGCAGGACAT AAGTCTACAGCATAACCAAATCCAGCAGATAGACAGAGGAACTTTCCAGGGCATGACCAGCCTTCGAGTGTT AGACCTGAGCAGAAACCAGATCAAGTTCATCCACAGAGATGCTTTCCTTTCTCTCAGCGCTCTCACCAACCT GGATCTCAGTCTGAACTCCCTAGCTAGTGTTCCTACTACAGGACTGAGTGCACTGAACCAGCTTAAACTGACCGGAAACATGGAGCTGAGGAACGGTCTGATGTCTAAGAGTCTGCCTAAACTCCG GTCCATAACGGTTCCCTATGCCTACCAGTGTTGTGCTTTTGTGGCTTGTGACAGTGCAGTTAACCCAGCGCAGGATGACGAGCGGAAAAGTGCATTTG GTGGTGAGGAGGAGATGGAAACGATTCCTCTGGTCATGCACTGCTCACCTTCACctg GGGCATTTAAACCTTGTGAACACTTGTTGGGAAGCTGGATGATTCGATTGACCGTGTGGTTTATCTGCCTGGTGGCGCTCCTCTTCAACTGCCTGGTCCTTGCAGCCACCTTCTCCCCACGCACTTCCCCTCACTCCCCGGCCCGCCTCCTGGTGGCACTCCTGGCCTCTGCTAACTTGCTGACAGGGGTCTACGTGGCAGCACTGACACTCCTGGACGCGGTCACCTGGGGCTCATTTGCCGAGTATGGTGTGTGGTGGGAAACAGGCGCTGGGTGTCAGGTTGTGGGTTTCCTCGCTGTGTTTTCCTCCGAGTGGGCCGTCCTGCTGCTGGCATTAGCTGCGGTGGAGCGTTGCTTGGCTGTGAGGGCTCTAATGGGGAAGGCAGGAGCTCTGAGATCCAGTGGCCAAAGGAGGGAAAGACGAAGGAGATTTGGTATCACAGCACTCTTGTTGGGATTGGTATCTGTTGCAGCGGCCTGCCTCAGTCTGTATCACGGATCAGCCATGGGCTCTCCTCTCTGCTTGCCCTTCTCTGGAGGTCCCGGACCAGGCCTGGGGTTCACAGTGGCCCTGGTGCTAATGAACACATTAGCGTACCTGCTGAGTGTGGTGGTCTATACGCGGTTATACTGCAGGTTGGGCCGTGCCCAGCTGGCTGACCCTGAGCAGGCTGGATCTGTCAGGCACATCGCCTGGCTGATCTTCACCAACTGCATCTTCTTCTGTCCGGTGGCGGCTTTCTCTTTCGCTCCCCTGCTGGCCGGGACCAGTAATGCAGTAGGCGGACCAGAGATGGCCAAATCTGTGACGCTCATATTCTTTCCTCTCTCTGCCTGCTTGAACCCCGTGCTCTACGTCTGCTTCAGTCCCTCCTTCAGATACGACTGGCTTCGCCTTAGAGGACAGGGGAGGGCTGGAGGTTGTGGCGGGCTGGTTGGTAAAGCTGTTACTAAAGGGACCGTAGCAGGGGGTTCAGCAGTATCTGATAATGTTGAAGGCCTGTCTAGCGACTGTGGCATGTACACAAAGCTCCACGGCGACAATCAGGGAATGTGCGAACACTGTGACGCCGCTCTCCACATCAGCAcatcttcttcttctgcttcctcctcttcctcagcctgCAGACATTTAGTTAAGTCCCACAGCTGCCCGGCTTTGATGGCGAACGCACCGGAGTGCTTGAGCTCAGAGGGGTACTGGCCAGACAACGGGACGCTTTCCGCTCAGTCGGAATATGGAGACGAGGGCGACTCATTTGTGTCGGACAGTTCGGAGCAGGTGCAGGCGTGCGGCCGAGCCTGTTTCTGTCAGAGCCGTGGCCTCCCTCTAGTGCACTACTCTTATAACATCCCCCACATGACAGACTGA